The window TAATTAAACTACCTCCATCAGCAATAACCTTTTTCAAGGTAGGCATTGCGGCACGAATACGAGTATCATCAGTAATTGTAAAGTTTTCATCTAATGGCACATTAAAATCCACACGAACAAAAACCTTGTGTCCAACAAAAGGGAAATTGTCAATTTTTTTCATTAATTAATTCTGTTAACCTAGTTTGATTTGAAGAATATTTTGATTAATCTGATATAAACAAATTTTAATTCTACGTATACTTGCTTGTACTTTTCCTTCTACTAAGTCGATTTTACTTAGTATAGCCCCCACCTATTTGACTACTCGACTATTTGACTAGAAACATTTCGATACCTTATAATCATAATTTTGCCAGTACAAAATCAATAATTCCCCTCCACACCTCTCAAGAGCACTATACAGAAAACAAACTCACTATTCTCCACTACATACATATACCCATATGTATAATTTTTACATAAAATTTGTAACGAAGTCTGTCTAGACTTTCAAATCCCCTTACAATGTATTTTTTCAAATTCTCGCATAACGGAAACTAATGCTTTTATTGATTCTTTGGGAAGTGCATTATAAATAGAAGCACGAAAACCACCCACCGAACGGTGCCCTTTGATACCAACCATACCTTTGGACGAAGCAAACTGTTGAAAAGCACTTTCCAAATTTTTATATTCATCATTCATAATAAAACATACGTTCATCAAAGAACGGTCTTCTGTAGCAGCTATACCTTTAAACAAACGATTTCGGTCAATTTCTTCGTATAAAAATGTCGCTTTTTCTTTATTTTTTTTGTACACCTCCTCTACTCCTCCTAAAGTTTTCAACCATTTTAAAGTCTGCAAGGAAGCATAAATAGGAACAACGGGCGGAGTATTAAACATAGATTCATTCTTAATATGTATACGATAATCTAACATAGATGGTATTGGACGACTTACATTCCCTAAAAGACTATCTTTTACAATCACAAAGGTAACACCTGCAGGACCTAGATTTTTTTGAGCTCCCCCATATATAAGACCGTATTTGGATATATTTATTGGACGAGAAAAAATATCAGACGACATATCAGCTACCAGTGGTACAGACGATTCAATATCGTGATGTATTTCTGTCCCAAAAATAGTATTGTTAGTCGTGATATGAAAATAATCGGAATCGGAAGGGACAATATAATTTTTAGGGATATAGGAAAAATTAGCTTCTCTTGAGGAAGCGACTTCGATAATTTCTCCAAACAATCGAGCCTCTTTAATAGCTTTACTTGCCCACGCACCAGAATTGAGATAAGCTGCTTTAGTTTCCAACAAGTTGTATGGGACCATGCAAAACTGCAAACTTGCCCCTCCTCCCAAAAACAAAACAGAATAGCCCTCAGGAATACTCAATAGTTCTTTAAACAGAACTATCGTTTCATTTATCATCAATTGAAAATCTTTACTGCGATGGCTAATTTCCATCAGCGATAAACCCGAATTAGAAAAATTTGTAATTGCTCTTGCTGTATTATTTACAGTCTCCTGAGGCAGTATAGAAGGACCTGGATTAAAATTGTACTTCTTCATAAAGATTTTTTAGAATATTACTTTTTATAAGTATAGGATGACACAAAAGTATAATTTTTTACTAAACTACTCAGTATTTTTAAATTTATCGAATAAATAAACGAATGCTTAAAAAATATATTGAGATAGTATTGGTTTTTTATATGAAAGATCCGTTCTTGCTATTTTTCTTTTTCAAAGAAATCCCATTTCTAGTCTCGCTTCCTCACTCATCATCTCTTGGTTCCATTTAGGTTCAAAAACAATTTTCACTTCTACAGAGGTAAC of the Candidatus Azobacteroides pseudotrichonymphae genomovar. CFP2 genome contains:
- the serC gene encoding 3-phosphoserine/phosphohydroxythreonine transaminase, which translates into the protein MKKYNFNPGPSILPQETVNNTARAITNFSNSGLSLMEISHRSKDFQLMINETIVLFKELLSIPEGYSVLFLGGGASLQFCMVPYNLLETKAAYLNSGAWASKAIKEARLFGEIIEVASSREANFSYIPKNYIVPSDSDYFHITTNNTIFGTEIHHDIESSVPLVADMSSDIFSRPINISKYGLIYGGAQKNLGPAGVTFVIVKDSLLGNVSRPIPSMLDYRIHIKNESMFNTPPVVPIYASLQTLKWLKTLGGVEEVYKKNKEKATFLYEEIDRNRLFKGIAATEDRSLMNVCFIMNDEYKNLESAFQQFASSKGMVGIKGHRSVGGFRASIYNALPKESIKALVSVMREFEKIHCKGI